The Parabacteroides sp. FAFU027 genome includes the window TGGTATATCCTACACCATTACTGCCATACGATAACACTGAAAGTTTTAGAAACAGAAGGCACAAAAAATAGATTTTTCTCATTTTACCACACATAAATAAATTACATTACGACATCAGAATAAGCTTCTGTCAAATCACGCGTCCTCAAAAAGGATCGAAAACCGTGCAAGCTAAACTGGGTATCAGACATAAAAAAAAGTAGCCGTAAAATTATGGCTACTTCCTTTTTTGCTATGGAGCATTATGTGTTGCAAATGGTATCTCAAAGTATCATTCCGGCTTTTGTTGCCTGTAAATACGAAGATATTCCGATGGTGACATCCCAAATTCTTCTTTAAAGTTGATAGTAAATCTTTTTGGAGAATTATACCCTACCTCGTAAGCAATTTCCGCAATCTGCAACTGACTCTTTTCCAGCAGTTGGCGACCACGCTTAAGCCTGATGGTCCTGATAAATTCAGCCGGTCCTTTACCGGTAATTGCCATTAATTTTTTGTAAAGATGCCCACGACTCAATCCTAAAGATTCACCCAAAGTTTCAACACTAAATTCAGTATCACTCATATGTTCTTCTACTATTTTCAAGGCCTTTTCTAAGAGCTTCTCATCAAGCGTTGTGATTGTAATCTCGCTTGGAGATACATCTAATTTCTGACTGAAAGACTGATGGCTCTTCTGGGTCCATTCTATAAACTTCGTGATTCTCAATTTTAGAATATCCAAATTGAATGGCTTGGTAATATAATCATCAGCACCCAACTCCAACCCTTCTATCCTGCTTTCCTCAGCAGTTTTGGCCGTAAGAAGGATGACCGGGATATGCGACCATTTTATATTGGTTTTTACTTGTCTGCAAAGCTCGTTCCCGTCCATCACAGGCATCATCACATCACTTACCACAATATTCACATCATGGTAGGTCAGCATTGACAATGCCTCCTGTCCATCATGGGCAATTAACACATTATAATCATCCGACAGGTTATCGCTGATAAACTCGCATAAATCTTTGTTATCATCTACAAAAAGCAAGGCCAGTTTCTCCGGCTGACTTTCTTCCGGTTTTTCAACGGTTTCATCAAATGCCTCAGTCAGTTCTTCACTGTCATCATCTATTTCATTAGAACCAGCTCCCAGTATTGGAATTTTCAATGTAAATACGGTGCCTTTGGGGGTATTATCGGTAATGGTGATTGTACCCTCATGTAGCTTAACATATTCGCTAACGATATGCAGACCAATTCCGCTACCTGTTTTCCCTGCATCGTTCAATGATTGATAAAACCGATTAAAGACCAGGCCTTTTTCTTCATCGCTAATGCCAATTCCGGTATCAGAAACGCTTATGCAAACTTCGGATTCTTGAATAAAAAGACTCAAATTGACCTTTCCGTGATCCGGGGTGTATTTAAAGGCGTTCGAAAGCAGGTTTACGATTGATTTGCGGATTTTATCATGGTCAAAGTATATCCACAAACGTTCAACATCAGAGTCAAATGCAAACGAAATTTTGCGCTCTGTGGCATACATTTTGAATGAATCATAAATATCGCTCACAAAATCGACGATATTTCCGGGTTTCAAATGCAGAGATTCAGCACCTACATCCAGTTTCCGAAAATCGAGCAATGAGTTTATAAGAGATAGCAATTGCTGCGCATTTTTATATATTACCCCCAGCTTCTTATTCAGTCTTTCATCTGCAACTTCTTTGAGCAGTTGTTGCAATGGAGTTACTATAAGTGTTAAAGGCGTCCGCAAGTCGTGGCTGATATTTGTAAAGAACTTCAACTTCATTTCTTTAAGCTGGATTTCCTGCTCAATAGCCATTTGCGCTTTTTGTTGCGCCAGCTTTCTCTGGTGTCTTTGTCTGGTTCTGTAAAAGAGGTACAGTGTCAGGCCTATTATAGCTAAAATATATATGATGATAGCCCAAAACGAATAGTAAAAAGGAGGTGCCACATTGATAACCAACACCTTCGGTTCATTGCTCCATACTCCATCACTATTGCAGGCCGAAATCAACAATTTATATTTCCCGGGAGGCAGTGAAGTGATAATGATTTCATTCGCTCTTGTTGTGATCCACTGATTACTAAACCCCTCTATCTTGTAGCTGTATTTAACTTTGTCTGCGTTAATTAAATCTGTTGTTGTAAATTGCAATGAGATCTGTTTGTCATTATATTTCAAATCAAGGGTAGATGTAAACTCTATTGAATGATCCAGCAGAATTCGCTTGTTGTATGTCGAGTCAACTAAAATCTCCGTATTGCCAACCGTTAGTTTTGTAAAGACAATTCTTGCCTGAGGTTGTCTTTTTTCAGTCATTTTATAAGGGTTAATGACTGTATATCCGTCAGTTGACCCCACCAATATATTACCATTTCGTAACGCACAA containing:
- a CDS encoding two-component regulator propeller domain-containing protein — encoded protein: MKKYTKILFVTSVLWILSNHIIGQTSFVFHHLGTRDGLSNSGVTSILKDSYGFLWVGTGNGLNRYDGYGFKVYMVNPGVPNTLLSNNIIGLQEDGLRNIWVDFGYGYAVYNREKDCFETDVKKFLENLGIKTEGNSKVFVDKLKNLLVFNGNNIYIYNVRGRSFICLRSRVKIDGISSVGFSNDNLYFYAIQTKGVLWKMNKRTGKQTIIKIPDYIQKLTLNNYGKIFVDSKNGLWIYSYKNDQLFYKRNDGQDWKTIELKSDIQAQSNVRTIVEDQNGQIWIGTDHKGLFVYNQQDGTLRNLISQLSNQTTLSANNITCILIDNTGTVWIGHNKKGMSFYNESFHFFSNVESNKFSDISRIMEKTTGEILLGTDGDGLYMKDKTGIVNKLPIPNTAITSMIEDKKGRIWIGTYQKGVFCYDQGKFSQFTTSNSSLSDNNVWSLQEDRFGSIWIGTLGGKLHKLEAGSSDFKSLKTPYDNIIQSMDMAYDGGDKLYVGTSFGLMNVDVNNNKRVYCYANAKGTQRFRNQQITSVYKGKNNILWLGGNTGLTAWDMKKDTLYYLDVSNGLCDNIIQGIVEDNLQNVWVTTSKGISALTVNRNTNETLTIDCKNFFVKDGLKSDYFNAHSICALRNGNILVGSTDGYTVINPYKMTEKRQPQARIVFTKLTVGNTEILVDSTYNKRILLDHSIEFTSTLDLKYNDKQISLQFTTTDLINADKVKYSYKIEGFSNQWITTRANEIIITSLPPGKYKLLISACNSDGVWSNEPKVLVINVAPPFYYSFWAIIIYILAIIGLTLYLFYRTRQRHQRKLAQQKAQMAIEQEIQLKEMKLKFFTNISHDLRTPLTLIVTPLQQLLKEVADERLNKKLGVIYKNAQQLLSLINSLLDFRKLDVGAESLHLKPGNIVDFVSDIYDSFKMYATERKISFAFDSDVERLWIYFDHDKIRKSIVNLLSNAFKYTPDHGKVNLSLFIQESEVCISVSDTGIGISDEEKGLVFNRFYQSLNDAGKTGSGIGLHIVSEYVKLHEGTITITDNTPKGTVFTLKIPILGAGSNEIDDDSEELTEAFDETVEKPEESQPEKLALLFVDDNKDLCEFISDNLSDDYNVLIAHDGQEALSMLTYHDVNIVVSDVMMPVMDGNELCRQVKTNIKWSHIPVILLTAKTAEESRIEGLELGADDYITKPFNLDILKLRITKFIEWTQKSHQSFSQKLDVSPSEITITTLDEKLLEKALKIVEEHMSDTEFSVETLGESLGLSRGHLYKKLMAITGKGPAEFIRTIRLKRGRQLLEKSQLQIAEIAYEVGYNSPKRFTINFKEEFGMSPSEYLRIYRQQKPE